One stretch of Scophthalmus maximus strain ysfricsl-2021 chromosome 12, ASM2237912v1, whole genome shotgun sequence DNA includes these proteins:
- the LOC118288927 gene encoding small lysine-rich protein 1 isoform X1 — protein MTTSQTNGITVLVEAIQLPFTTVPNPEPPTKSRKTRTHSSRPAKKTGSPKTQKKRSSSNAKPNKTEVDILSPAAMENVYYIAHNAGDCLKFRGFGWPKANKTKKKKGTKRKKKK, from the exons ATGACAACATCACAAACAAATGGTATCACTGTCCTAGTTGAAGCCATACAGTTGCCATTCACAACAGTGCCAAATCCAGAGCCG CCCACCAAATCCAGGAAAACGAGGACCCACAGTTCTAGGCCTGCCAAGAAGACAGGCAGTccgaaaacacagaaaaagaggTCCTCTTCCAATGCCAAGCCCAACAAGACAGAGGTGGACATCCTCAGCCCAGCAGCCATGGAGAATGTCTACTACATTGCCCATAATGCAGGGGACTGTCTGAAATTCAGAGGCTTTGGGTGGCCAAaggcaaataaaacaaagaaaaagaagggaactaaacggaagaagaaaaagtag
- the LOC118288927 gene encoding small lysine-rich protein 1 isoform X2, whose amino-acid sequence MPTKSRKTRTHSSRPAKKTGSPKTQKKRSSSNAKPNKTEVDILSPAAMENVYYIAHNAGDCLKFRGFGWPKANKTKKKKGTKRKKKK is encoded by the exons ATg CCCACCAAATCCAGGAAAACGAGGACCCACAGTTCTAGGCCTGCCAAGAAGACAGGCAGTccgaaaacacagaaaaagaggTCCTCTTCCAATGCCAAGCCCAACAAGACAGAGGTGGACATCCTCAGCCCAGCAGCCATGGAGAATGTCTACTACATTGCCCATAATGCAGGGGACTGTCTGAAATTCAGAGGCTTTGGGTGGCCAAaggcaaataaaacaaagaaaaagaagggaactaaacggaagaagaaaaagtag
- the stmp1 gene encoding short transmembrane mitochondrial protein 1 produces MLQFLAGLTLGNFVGMYLAQNYDVPNISKKIEAFKKDVEAKKKPPE; encoded by the exons ATGCTACAATTCCTG GCTGGCTTGACTCTGGGGAATTTTGTGGGGATGTACCTCGCTCAAAACTATGAC GTCCCCAACATCTCAAAGAAAATCGAAGCTTTTAAGAAAGACGTGGAGGCCAAGAAGAAGCCTCCAGAGTGA
- the LOC118288777 gene encoding dynamin-1-like protein isoform X1, producing the protein MEALIPVINKLQDVFNTVGADIIQLPQIAVVGTQSSGKSSVLESLVGRDLLPRGTGVVTRRPLILQLVHVDPGDARKHDDGGREGEEWGKFLHTKNTIYTDFDEIRQEIENETERISGNNKGISDEPIHLKIFSPHVVNLTLVDLPGITKVPVGDQPKDIEVQIKDLILKHISNPNSIILAVTAANTDMATSEALKVAREVDPDGRRTLAVVTKLDLMDAGTDAMDVLMGRVIPVKLGLIGVVNRSQLDINNKKSVADAIRDEHAFLQKKYPSLANRNGTKYLARTLNRLLMHHIRDCLPELKTRINVLAAQYQSLLSSYGEPVEDQSATLLQLITKFATEYCNTIEGTAKYIETAELCGGARICYIFHETFGRTLESVDPLGGLSTIDILTAIRNATGPRPSLFVPEVSFELLVKKQVKRLEEPSLRCVELVHEEMQRIIQHCSNYSTQELQRFPKLHEAIVEVVTSLLRKRLPITNEMVHNLVAIELAYINTKHPDFADACGVMNNNIEEQRRNRMRELPAAVPRDKSVGKGPAGPTVVSGEPPASGADMDGAKAPAAGPQGEQDSTGNWRGMLKKGEDAPGSGPGSPLRGVVNLLDVPVPVARKLSSREQRDCEVIERLIKSYFLIVRKNIQDSVPKAVMHFLVNHVKDSLQSELVGQLYKSGLLNDLLTESEDMAQRRKEAADMLQALQKASQVIAEIRETHLW; encoded by the exons ATGGAGGCGCTTATCCCCGTGatcaacaagctgcaggatgtGTTCAACACAGTGGGGGCGGACATCATACAGCTGCCGCAGATAGCAGTGGTCGGGACTCAG AGCAGCGGCAAGAGCTCTGTGCTGGAGAGCCTGGTGGGCAGGGACCTGCTGCCTCGTGGGACCGGCGTTGTAACCAGGCGACCTCTCATCCTCCAGCTGGTCCACGTGGATCCTGGTGACGCCAGGAAACATGACGATGGCG GTAGAGAGGGTGAAGAGTGGGGCAAGtttctgcacacaaaaaatacg ATCTACACAGATTTCGATGAAATCAGGCAAGAAATCGAAAATGAAACGGAGCGGATATCAGGGAATAATAAG GGGATCAGTGATGAGCCCATTCATCTGAAGATATTCTCTCCTCACGTTGTCAACCTCACTCTGGTGGATCTGCCAGGAATCACCAAG GTGCCGGTAGGTGATCAGCCTAAGGACATTGAGGTTCAGATTAAAGATCTAATCCTGAAGCACATCTCCAACCCCAACTCCATCATTCTGGCCGTCACGGCTGCGAACACAGACATGGCCACCTCAGAGGCGCTGAAAGTGGCGCGGGAGGTCGACCCCGACG GCAGGAGGACACTGGCTGTGGTGACAAAGCTGGACCTGATGGACGCTGGTACCGACGCCATGGACGTTCTGATGGGCAGAGTCATCCCCGTCAAACTGGGCCTGATTGGAGTCGTCAACAG GAGCCAGTTGGACATCAATAATAAAAAGTCTGTGGCCGATGCCATCCGGGACGAACACGCGTTCCTGCAGAAGAAATATCCGTCTCTTGCCAACAGAAACGGGACCAAATACCTGGCCCGGACTCTGAACAG GTTACTGATGCATCACATCCGAGACTGTCTGCCTGAGCTGAAGACACGGATCAACGTGTTGGCAGCCCAGTACCAGTCCCTGCTCAGCAGCTACGGCGAGCCCGTCGAGGACCAGAGTGCCACGTTGCTCCAGCTCATCACCAAGTTCGCCACGGAATACTGCAACACCATCGAGGGCACGGCCAAATACATCGAGACGGCAGAGCT gtgcgGCGGAGCCAGAATTTGTTACATATTCCACGAGACTTTTGGCAGAACATTGGAGTCTGTGGATCCTCTGGGAGGACTCAGCACCATCGATATCCTGACGGCCATAAGGAACGCCACG GGCCCGCGTCCGTCGCTGTTTGTGCCCGAGGTTTCCTTCGAGCTGTTGGTGAAGAAGCAGGTGAAACGCCTGGAGGAGCCCAGTCTGCGCTGCGTGGAGCTGGTCCACGAGGAGATGCAGAGGATCATCCAGCACTGCAGCAACTACAGCACACAG gagctgcagaggttcCCCAAGCTTCACGAGGCCATTGTGGAAGTGGTCACCTCCCTCTTGAGGAAGCGACTGCCCATCACCAATGAGATG GTCCACAACTTGGTTGCAATTGAGCTGGCTTACATCAACACCAAACACCCGGACTTTGCCGATGCCTGTGGCGTCATGAATAACAACATCGAG GAGCAAAGGAGAAACCGGATGAGGGAGCTGCCCGCTGCAGTGCCCAGGGATAAG TCTGTTGGCAAAGGCCCGGCTGGTCCAACTGTGGTTTCTGGCGAGCCCCCTGCATCTGGAGCAGACATGGACGGTGCCAAG GCCCCGGCAGCAGGACCCCAGGGTGAGCAGGACAGCACAGGTAACTGGAGGGGGATGCTGAAGAAAGGGGAGGACGCCCCGGGCTCTGGACCTGGAAGCCCCCTCAGAGGAGTTGTCAACCTGCTTGATGTG CCTGTGCCAGTCGCCAGGAAGCTGTCGTCACGCGAGCAGCGGGACTGTGAGGTCATTGAACGCCTCATCAAGTCCTACTTCCTCATTGTCCGCAAGAACATCCAGGACAG CGTGCCGAAGGCAGTGATGCACTTCCTGGTCAACCATGTGAAGGACAGTCTCCAGAGCGAGCTTGTCGGCCAGCTGTATAAATCTGGCCTCCTCAATGATC
- the LOC118288777 gene encoding dynamin-1-like protein isoform X2 — MEALIPVINKLQDVFNTVGADIIQLPQIAVVGTQSSGKSSVLESLVGRDLLPRGTGVVTRRPLILQLVHVDPGDARKHDDGGREGEEWGKFLHTKNTIYTDFDEIRQEIENETERISGNNKGISDEPIHLKIFSPHVVNLTLVDLPGITKVPVGDQPKDIEVQIKDLILKHISNPNSIILAVTAANTDMATSEALKVAREVDPDGRRTLAVVTKLDLMDAGTDAMDVLMGRVIPVKLGLIGVVNRSQLDINNKKSVADAIRDEHAFLQKKYPSLANRNGTKYLARTLNRLLMHHIRDCLPELKTRINVLAAQYQSLLSSYGEPVEDQSATLLQLITKFATEYCNTIEGTAKYIETAELCGGARICYIFHETFGRTLESVDPLGGLSTIDILTAIRNATGPRPSLFVPEVSFELLVKKQVKRLEEPSLRCVELVHEEMQRIIQHCSNYSTQELQRFPKLHEAIVEVVTSLLRKRLPITNEMVHNLVAIELAYINTKHPDFADACGVMNNNIEEQRRNRMRELPAAVPRDKAPAAGPQGEQDSTGNWRGMLKKGEDAPGSGPGSPLRGVVNLLDVPVPVARKLSSREQRDCEVIERLIKSYFLIVRKNIQDSVPKAVMHFLVNHVKDSLQSELVGQLYKSGLLNDLLTESEDMAQRRKEAADMLQALQKASQVIAEIRETHLW; from the exons ATGGAGGCGCTTATCCCCGTGatcaacaagctgcaggatgtGTTCAACACAGTGGGGGCGGACATCATACAGCTGCCGCAGATAGCAGTGGTCGGGACTCAG AGCAGCGGCAAGAGCTCTGTGCTGGAGAGCCTGGTGGGCAGGGACCTGCTGCCTCGTGGGACCGGCGTTGTAACCAGGCGACCTCTCATCCTCCAGCTGGTCCACGTGGATCCTGGTGACGCCAGGAAACATGACGATGGCG GTAGAGAGGGTGAAGAGTGGGGCAAGtttctgcacacaaaaaatacg ATCTACACAGATTTCGATGAAATCAGGCAAGAAATCGAAAATGAAACGGAGCGGATATCAGGGAATAATAAG GGGATCAGTGATGAGCCCATTCATCTGAAGATATTCTCTCCTCACGTTGTCAACCTCACTCTGGTGGATCTGCCAGGAATCACCAAG GTGCCGGTAGGTGATCAGCCTAAGGACATTGAGGTTCAGATTAAAGATCTAATCCTGAAGCACATCTCCAACCCCAACTCCATCATTCTGGCCGTCACGGCTGCGAACACAGACATGGCCACCTCAGAGGCGCTGAAAGTGGCGCGGGAGGTCGACCCCGACG GCAGGAGGACACTGGCTGTGGTGACAAAGCTGGACCTGATGGACGCTGGTACCGACGCCATGGACGTTCTGATGGGCAGAGTCATCCCCGTCAAACTGGGCCTGATTGGAGTCGTCAACAG GAGCCAGTTGGACATCAATAATAAAAAGTCTGTGGCCGATGCCATCCGGGACGAACACGCGTTCCTGCAGAAGAAATATCCGTCTCTTGCCAACAGAAACGGGACCAAATACCTGGCCCGGACTCTGAACAG GTTACTGATGCATCACATCCGAGACTGTCTGCCTGAGCTGAAGACACGGATCAACGTGTTGGCAGCCCAGTACCAGTCCCTGCTCAGCAGCTACGGCGAGCCCGTCGAGGACCAGAGTGCCACGTTGCTCCAGCTCATCACCAAGTTCGCCACGGAATACTGCAACACCATCGAGGGCACGGCCAAATACATCGAGACGGCAGAGCT gtgcgGCGGAGCCAGAATTTGTTACATATTCCACGAGACTTTTGGCAGAACATTGGAGTCTGTGGATCCTCTGGGAGGACTCAGCACCATCGATATCCTGACGGCCATAAGGAACGCCACG GGCCCGCGTCCGTCGCTGTTTGTGCCCGAGGTTTCCTTCGAGCTGTTGGTGAAGAAGCAGGTGAAACGCCTGGAGGAGCCCAGTCTGCGCTGCGTGGAGCTGGTCCACGAGGAGATGCAGAGGATCATCCAGCACTGCAGCAACTACAGCACACAG gagctgcagaggttcCCCAAGCTTCACGAGGCCATTGTGGAAGTGGTCACCTCCCTCTTGAGGAAGCGACTGCCCATCACCAATGAGATG GTCCACAACTTGGTTGCAATTGAGCTGGCTTACATCAACACCAAACACCCGGACTTTGCCGATGCCTGTGGCGTCATGAATAACAACATCGAG GAGCAAAGGAGAAACCGGATGAGGGAGCTGCCCGCTGCAGTGCCCAGGGATAAG GCCCCGGCAGCAGGACCCCAGGGTGAGCAGGACAGCACAGGTAACTGGAGGGGGATGCTGAAGAAAGGGGAGGACGCCCCGGGCTCTGGACCTGGAAGCCCCCTCAGAGGAGTTGTCAACCTGCTTGATGTG CCTGTGCCAGTCGCCAGGAAGCTGTCGTCACGCGAGCAGCGGGACTGTGAGGTCATTGAACGCCTCATCAAGTCCTACTTCCTCATTGTCCGCAAGAACATCCAGGACAG CGTGCCGAAGGCAGTGATGCACTTCCTGGTCAACCATGTGAAGGACAGTCTCCAGAGCGAGCTTGTCGGCCAGCTGTATAAATCTGGCCTCCTCAATGATC